In the Drosophila biarmipes strain raj3 chromosome X, RU_DBia_V1.1, whole genome shotgun sequence genome, one interval contains:
- the LOC108033135 gene encoding SREBP regulating gene protein: protein MWPAALTRLLRRRIVYIVLALLLLVYGFGHLVDRNSFAGLHNDEYVVQRTRPLLWTQQLLAPEEQLNRTRGDPEARCRNSVQGRRLLADERGFVCRRQEVLASGCCNLELPGIGYYSCRTCNTSTHCCGVYEYCVSCCLHPGQQPLLERVLRAPNTPKYIFASVADHFELCLVKCRTNSHSVEHENKYRDAAAKHCYGLTEAHESQRNVAPQGAIRS, encoded by the exons ATGTGGCCAGCTGCCCTGACCCGCCTGCTGCGACGCCGTATTGTGTACATCgtgctggcgctgctgctgctggtctACGGATTCGGACACCTCGTGGATCGG AACTCGTTCGCCGGCCTGCACAACGACGAGTATGTGGTGCAGCGCACACGCCCGCTGCTCTGGACGCAGCAGCTCCTTGCGCCCGAGGAGCAGCTCAACCGCACGCGCGGCGATCCGGAGGCCCGGTGCCGCAACTCCGTCCAGGGCCGCCGGCTGCTGGCCGACGAGCGCGGCTTCGTGTGCCGGCGCCAGGAGGTGCTAGCCAGCGGCTGCTGCAACCTGGAACTGCCCGGCATCGGGTACTACAGCTGCCGCACCTGCAACACCAGCACCCACTGCTGCGGCGTCTACGAGTACTGCGTCTCCTGCTGCCTGCACCCCGGCCAGCAGCCGCTGCTGGAGCGCGTCCTGCGGGCGCCCAACACGCCCAAGTACATCTTCGCCAGCGTCGCCGATCACTTCGAGTTGTGCCTGGTCAAGTGCCGCACCAACTCGCACTCCGTGGAGCACGAGAACAAGTACCGCGATGCGGCGGCCAAGCACTGCTACGGCCTCACCGAGGCCCACGAGTCGCAGCGCAATGTGGCGCCCCAGGGCGCGATCCGGAGCTGA
- the LOC108033214 gene encoding CWF19-like protein 2 homolog codes for MSYIQFESGREKEKARQELREARAEMLQQAKDRAELRGQRERQKELRGESDWMLPAVAKKLEKPAKKAKKKSSKHKSRSKSKSSKKSRKHHSSSDSDSSSSSSSTSSSSEDEKERKRRKKKSKRSRKASASEDEWVEAPPPPAADKVSDKKAVQRDSWMTSEALLLKTFSRERKEPAKPNEKAQQIDAYDPAKSGRELNPYWKSNGTGLPDFQKPQEDDDDRQAKPQSSSSGQGSSRGWRKPGAKAPSPPRRSRTRSRSVTSSEEEPQEEEEEERTKPTSSCLTDEQINDLAGKAIKAELKGKKELAAELNQQLEVARKERAEFIASGQAAPKANARPGKFKASAEHVLLTKVDQSGNVRPLMQSGSGPGDPNELYGGRRAQKRGSKKVDTHVDGQRVRYFADDDRYDIKQMFEREKHATAAEANLQYADIVSKHKNPNDDLEDIFADKVRKQISAGDAEKRELQSAIREHEKLAASLENCERCFDSAKLDKQLLVSLGDKVYLSLPWYMGLQSGHCILTTLQHVPCCTQLDEDAWEEMSNFRKALTRMFAARRQDVVFYEIANKLHRRPHLSVHCIPIPASQGEMAPFYFKKAIEESEQEWCINKQLVSLRQKSLRAAIPKGLPYVWVHFGMDSGFAHVIEDEDRFPANFAQEILGGMLELNPNAWRKPRKEPNPIGKVKSFAENWKKFDCTQN; via the exons ATGAGCTACATACAATTCGAGAGTGGCCGGGAGAAGGAGAAGGCGCGCCAAGAGCTGCGGGAGGCCCGCGCCGAGATGCTGCAGCAGGCCAAGGACCGGGCGGAGCTGCGGGGCCAGCGGGAGCGGCAGAAGGAGCTGCGCGGCGAGAGCGACTGGATGCTGCCCGCGGTGGCCAAGAAACTGGAGAAGCCCGCCAAAAAGGCCAAGAAGAAGAGTTCCAAGCACAAGTCCAGGTCCAAGTCCAAGTCCTCCAAGAAGAGCAGGAAgcaccacagcagcagcgacagcgATAGCTCCAGCTCATCCTCCTCTACCTCCTCCTCCAGTGAGGACGAAAAGGAGCGCAAGCGTCGCAAGAAGAAGTCCAAGAGGAGCCGCAAGGCAAGCGCCAGCGAGGACGAGTGGGTGGAGGCCCCTCCACCTCCCGCGGCGGACAAAGTGTCCGACAAGAAGGCCGTCCAGCGGGACTCCTGGATGACCAGCGAGGCTCTCCTGCTGAAGACATTCTCCAGGGAACGCAAGGAACCGGCCAAGCCCAACGAAAAGGCCCAACAAATCGATGCCTACGATCCGGCCAAGAGCGGCCGTGAGCTGAATCCCTACTGGAAGAGCAATGGCACGGGTCTGCCAGATTTTCAAAAGCCGCAGGAGGACGACGATGACCGACAAGCCAAGCCGCAGTCCAGCAGCTCTGGGCAAGGTTCCTCGCGCGGCTGGCGAAAACCTGGCGCCAAGGCTCCCAGTCCTCCAAGGAGGAGCCGAACTCGCTCTAGGAGTGTTACCTCCTCTGAGGAGGAGccgcaggaggaggaggaggaggagcgaACTAAGCCCACTTCCTCTTGCCTCACAGACGAGCAGATCAACGATCTGGCGGGCAAGGCAATTAAGGCCGAACTCAAAGGAAAAAAGGAACTGGCAGCGGAACTCAATCAGCAGCTGGAGGTGGCGCGCAAGGAGCGAGCCGAGTTCATTGCCTCCGGCCAGGCGGCACCAAAGGCCAATGCTAGGCCAGGCAAGTTCAAGGCCTCGGCAGAGCATGTGCTGCTCACCAAGGTGGATCAGAGCGGCAACGTGCGTCCCCTGATGCAATCAGGGTCCGGGCCCGGCGACCCCAACGAACTGTACGGCGGAAGGAGGGCACAGAAGCGGGGCAGCAAGAAGGTGGACACCCACGTGGATGGCCAGCGCGTTAGGTACTTTGCCGACGATGACCGCTACGACATAAAGCAAATG TTTGAGCGGGAGAAGCATGCCACGGCCGCCGAGGCCAACCTGCAGTACGCCGACATTGTGTCCAAGCACAAGAATCCCAACGACGACCTGGAGGACATCTTCGCCGACAAGGTGCGCAAGCAGATCTCTGCCGGGGATGCCGAGAAGCGGGAGCTGCAGAGCGCCATACGGGAGCACGAGAAGCTGGCTGCCAGTCTGGAGAACTGTGAGCGGTGCTTTGATTCCGCCAAATTGGACAAGCAGCTGCTGGTGTCCCTCGGCGACAAGGTCTACCTCAGTCTGCCGTGGTACATGGGTCTGCAGAGTGGGCACTGCATCCTGACGACGCTGCAGCATGTGCCCTGCTGCACGCAGCTGGACGAGGACGCCTGGGAAGAGATGAGCAACTTCCGCAAGGCCCTGACCCGCATGTTCGCCGCCCGCCGCCAGGACGTGGTCTTCTACGAGATCGCCAACAAGCTGCACCGGCGGCCGCATCTCAGCGTGCACTGCATACCCATACCCGCCAGCCAGGGCGAGATGGCGCCCTTCTACTTCAAGAAGGCCATCGAGGAGTCGGAGCAGGAGTGGTGCATCAACAAGCAGCTGGTCTCGCTGCGCCAGAAGTCGCTGCGGGCGGCCATTCCCAAGGGACTGCCCTACGTGTGGGTGCACTTCGGCATGGACTCGGGCTTTGCGCACGTCATCGAGGACGAGGACCGCTTTCCGGCCAACTTTGCCCAG GAAATCCTAGGCGGCATGTTGGAGCTGAATCCGAATGCCTGGCGCAAGCCGCGGAAGGAGCCAAACCCCATTGGAAAGGTCAAATCCTTTGCCGAAAACTGGAAGAAGTTTGATTGTACACAGAACTAG
- the LOC108033212 gene encoding E3 SUMO-protein ligase NSE2 isoform X2 — MEFNQHVDAALAAFVESTKFFREMGDAMSEFSDNEEIQRLLEASAQQRVEHAENLIRLKSKHQSLSQELQKAQGESATIEDFERIWQERSEAVERKRINVKNIADFKNFKRTVESAAGTGSAQNGQANGAARDDKDDDDDDDLIIEGVEDTGGEIFSLYDPWSKALMKNPVRNSMCGHIYDRDSVMLIIKDNIGIRCPVLGCANKTYIQPAHLVEDANVRRKVRQQMAEEAATEEGSSEEEDED, encoded by the exons atggAGTTCAATCAGCATGTGGATGCCGCCCTCGCCGCATTTGTGGAGAGCACCAAGTTCTTCAGGGAAATGGGCGATG CCATGTCCGAGTTCAGTGACAACGAGGAGATCCAAAGACTGCTGGAGGCCAGCGCCCAGCAGCGCGTGGAGCATGCCGAGAACCTCATCCGGCTGAAGAGCAAGCACCAGTCGCTCAGCCAGGAGCTGCAGAAGGCCCAAGGCGAGAGCGCCACCATCGAGGATTTCGAGAGGATCTGGCAGGAGCGCAGCGAGGCGGTGGAGCGGAAGCGCATCAATGTCAAGAACATCGCCGACTTCAAGAACTTCAAGCGCACCGTGGAGTCGGCAGCGGGCACGGGATCTGCGCAGAATGGCCAGGCGAATGGTGCTGCCCGGGATGATaaagacgacgacgacgacgacgacctCATCATCGAAGGTGTTGAGGACACCGGCGGCGAGATCTTCTCGCTCTACGACCCCTGGTCCAAGGCGCTGATGAAGAACCCGGTGCGGAACAGCATGTGCGGCCACATCTACGACCGCGATTCGGTGATGCTAATCATCAAGGACAACATCGGCATCCGGTGTCCGGTGCTCGGCTGTGCCAACAAGACCTACATCCAGCCGGCGCACCTGGTCGAGGACGCCAACGTCCGGCGGAAGGTGCGACAGCAGATGGCCGAAGAGGCTGCGACGGAGGAGGGCAGCTCGGAGGAGGAAGACGAGGATTGA